The Manis javanica isolate MJ-LG chromosome 6, MJ_LKY, whole genome shotgun sequence genome contains a region encoding:
- the FAM76B gene encoding protein FAM76B isoform X4, producing the protein MASFFPVQKSEATGLGTECSMIWSSSHPVKAGMLSECRIAHPIVKCTYCRSEFQQESKTNTICKKCAQNVKQFGTPKPCQYCNIIAAFIGTKCQRCTNSEKKYGPPQTCEQCKQQCAFDRKEEGRRKVDGKLLCWLCTLSYKRVLQKTKDQRKSLGSSHSNSSSSSLTEKDQHHSKHHHHHHHHHHRHSSSHHKISSLSPEQEQGLWKQSHKSSAAIQNETPKKKPKLESKPSNGDSSSINQSADSGGTDNFVLISQLKEEVMSLKRLLQQRDQTILEKDKKLTELKADFQYQESNLRTKMNSMEKAHKETVEQLQAKNRELLKQVAALSKGKKFDKSGSILTSP; encoded by the exons ATGGCATCCTTCTTCCCTGTCCAGAAAAGCGAAGCGACTGGCCTGGGAACAGAATGCTCTATGATTTGGAGCTCCTCCCATCCCGTTAAAGCCGGGATGCTGTCT GAATGTCGGATTGCTCATCCTATTGTAAAATGTACATACTGCAGATCAGAATTTCAACAGGAGAG CAAAACTAATACAATTTGTAAGAAGTGTGCTCAAAATGTGAAGCAATTTGGCACA CCTAAACCTTGTCAGTACTGTAACATAATTGCAGCGTTTATTGGTACAAAGTGTCAGCGTTgtacaaattcagaaaaaaaatatggacCACCTCAGACCTGTGAACAGTGCAAACAACAATGTGCTTTTGAtcggaaggaggaaggaagaagaaag GTTGATGGAAAGTTGTTATGCTGGCTCTGCACTTTGTCATACAAGAGGGTTTTACAGAAGACCAAAGACCAAAGGAAGAGCCTGGGATCTTCACATTCAAACTCATCTTCTTCATCTCTTACTGAGAAAGACCAGCATCATtcaaaacaccaccaccaccaccaccaccatcaccatcgccACAGCAGTAGTCATCACAA aatCAGCAGTCTGAGTCCAGAACAAGAGCAGGGACTGTGGAAACAGAG CCATAAATCCTCTGCAGCAATTCAGAATGAAACTCCAAAGAAAAAGCCCAAATTGGAATCTAAGCCATCTAATGGAGATAG tagCTCTATAAATCAGTCAGCAGATAGTGGGGGAACAGACAATTTTGTCCTTATAAGTCAACTGAAAGAAGAAGTGATGTCACTTAAACGTCTTTTACAACAGAGAGATCAGACCattttagaaaaagataaaaag TTAACTGAACTGAAGGCAGACTTTCAGTATCAAGAGTCAAACTTGAGAACAAAGATGAACAGTATGGAAAAAGCTCATAAAGAAACTGTGGAACAACTTCAG
- the FAM76B gene encoding protein FAM76B isoform X5, whose amino-acid sequence MASFFPVQKSEATGLGTECSMIWSSSHPVKAGMLSECRIAHPIVKCTYCRSEFQQESKTNTICKKCAQNVKQFGTPKPCQYCNIIAAFIGTKCQRCTNSEKKYGPPQTCEQCKQQCAFDRKEEGRRKVDGKLLCWLCTLSYKRVLQKTKDQRKSLGSSHSNSSSSSLTEKDQHHSKHHHHHHHHHHRHSSSHHKISSLSPEQEQGLWKQSHKSSAAIQNETPKKKPKLESKPSNGDSSSINQSADSGGTDNFVLISQLKEEVMSLKRLLQQRDQTILEKDKKLTELKADFQYQESNLRTKMNSMEKAHKETVEQLQGIVKRILEQSLAYSQKQRTTQTGCSLVKG is encoded by the exons ATGGCATCCTTCTTCCCTGTCCAGAAAAGCGAAGCGACTGGCCTGGGAACAGAATGCTCTATGATTTGGAGCTCCTCCCATCCCGTTAAAGCCGGGATGCTGTCT GAATGTCGGATTGCTCATCCTATTGTAAAATGTACATACTGCAGATCAGAATTTCAACAGGAGAG CAAAACTAATACAATTTGTAAGAAGTGTGCTCAAAATGTGAAGCAATTTGGCACA CCTAAACCTTGTCAGTACTGTAACATAATTGCAGCGTTTATTGGTACAAAGTGTCAGCGTTgtacaaattcagaaaaaaaatatggacCACCTCAGACCTGTGAACAGTGCAAACAACAATGTGCTTTTGAtcggaaggaggaaggaagaagaaag GTTGATGGAAAGTTGTTATGCTGGCTCTGCACTTTGTCATACAAGAGGGTTTTACAGAAGACCAAAGACCAAAGGAAGAGCCTGGGATCTTCACATTCAAACTCATCTTCTTCATCTCTTACTGAGAAAGACCAGCATCATtcaaaacaccaccaccaccaccaccaccatcaccatcgccACAGCAGTAGTCATCACAA aatCAGCAGTCTGAGTCCAGAACAAGAGCAGGGACTGTGGAAACAGAG CCATAAATCCTCTGCAGCAATTCAGAATGAAACTCCAAAGAAAAAGCCCAAATTGGAATCTAAGCCATCTAATGGAGATAG tagCTCTATAAATCAGTCAGCAGATAGTGGGGGAACAGACAATTTTGTCCTTATAAGTCAACTGAAAGAAGAAGTGATGTCACTTAAACGTCTTTTACAACAGAGAGATCAGACCattttagaaaaagataaaaag TTAACTGAACTGAAGGCAGACTTTCAGTATCAAGAGTCAAACTTGAGAACAAAGATGAACAGTATGGAAAAAGCTCATAAAGAAACTGTGGAACAACTTCAG
- the FAM76B gene encoding protein FAM76B isoform X7: MAASALYACTKCTQRYPFEELSQGQQLCKECRIAHPIVKCTYCRSEFQQESKTNTICKKCAQNVKQFGTPKPCQYCNIIAAFIGTKCQRCTNSEKKYGPPQTCEQCKQQCAFDRKEEGRRKVDGKLLCWLCTLSYKRVLQKTKDQRKSLGSSHSNSSSSSLTEKDQHHSKHHHHHHHHHHRHSSSHHKISSLSPEQEQGLWKQSHKSSAAIQNETPKKKPKLESKPSNGDSSINQSADSGGTDNFVLISQLKEEVMSLKRLLQQRDQTILEKDKKLTELKADFQYQESNLRTKMNSMEKAHKETVEQLQAKNRELLKQVAALSKGKKFDKSGSILTSP, translated from the exons ATGGCGGCCTCGGCCCTGTACGCCTGCACCAAGTGCACCCAGCGCTACCCCTTCGAGGAGCTCTCCCAGGGCCAGCAGCTCTGCAAG GAATGTCGGATTGCTCATCCTATTGTAAAATGTACATACTGCAGATCAGAATTTCAACAGGAGAG CAAAACTAATACAATTTGTAAGAAGTGTGCTCAAAATGTGAAGCAATTTGGCACA CCTAAACCTTGTCAGTACTGTAACATAATTGCAGCGTTTATTGGTACAAAGTGTCAGCGTTgtacaaattcagaaaaaaaatatggacCACCTCAGACCTGTGAACAGTGCAAACAACAATGTGCTTTTGAtcggaaggaggaaggaagaagaaag GTTGATGGAAAGTTGTTATGCTGGCTCTGCACTTTGTCATACAAGAGGGTTTTACAGAAGACCAAAGACCAAAGGAAGAGCCTGGGATCTTCACATTCAAACTCATCTTCTTCATCTCTTACTGAGAAAGACCAGCATCATtcaaaacaccaccaccaccaccaccaccatcaccatcgccACAGCAGTAGTCATCACAA aatCAGCAGTCTGAGTCCAGAACAAGAGCAGGGACTGTGGAAACAGAG CCATAAATCCTCTGCAGCAATTCAGAATGAAACTCCAAAGAAAAAGCCCAAATTGGAATCTAAGCCATCTAATGGAGATAG CTCTATAAATCAGTCAGCAGATAGTGGGGGAACAGACAATTTTGTCCTTATAAGTCAACTGAAAGAAGAAGTGATGTCACTTAAACGTCTTTTACAACAGAGAGATCAGACCattttagaaaaagataaaaag TTAACTGAACTGAAGGCAGACTTTCAGTATCAAGAGTCAAACTTGAGAACAAAGATGAACAGTATGGAAAAAGCTCATAAAGAAACTGTGGAACAACTTCAG
- the FAM76B gene encoding protein FAM76B isoform X6: MAASALYACTKCTQRYPFEELSQGQQLCKECRIAHPIVKCTYCRSEFQQESKTNTICKKCAQNVKQFGTPKPCQYCNIIAAFIGTKCQRCTNSEKKYGPPQTCEQCKQQCAFDRKEEGRRKVDGKLLCWLCTLSYKRVLQKTKDQRKSLGSSHSNSSSSSLTEKDQHHSKHHHHHHHHHHRHSSSHHKISSLSPEQEQGLWKQSHKSSAAIQNETPKKKPKLESKPSNGDSSSINQSADSGGTDNFVLISQLKEEVMSLKRLLQQRDQTILEKDKKLTELKADFQYQESNLRTKMNSMEKAHKETVEQLQAKNRELLKQVAALSKGKKFDKSGSILTSP, from the exons ATGGCGGCCTCGGCCCTGTACGCCTGCACCAAGTGCACCCAGCGCTACCCCTTCGAGGAGCTCTCCCAGGGCCAGCAGCTCTGCAAG GAATGTCGGATTGCTCATCCTATTGTAAAATGTACATACTGCAGATCAGAATTTCAACAGGAGAG CAAAACTAATACAATTTGTAAGAAGTGTGCTCAAAATGTGAAGCAATTTGGCACA CCTAAACCTTGTCAGTACTGTAACATAATTGCAGCGTTTATTGGTACAAAGTGTCAGCGTTgtacaaattcagaaaaaaaatatggacCACCTCAGACCTGTGAACAGTGCAAACAACAATGTGCTTTTGAtcggaaggaggaaggaagaagaaag GTTGATGGAAAGTTGTTATGCTGGCTCTGCACTTTGTCATACAAGAGGGTTTTACAGAAGACCAAAGACCAAAGGAAGAGCCTGGGATCTTCACATTCAAACTCATCTTCTTCATCTCTTACTGAGAAAGACCAGCATCATtcaaaacaccaccaccaccaccaccaccatcaccatcgccACAGCAGTAGTCATCACAA aatCAGCAGTCTGAGTCCAGAACAAGAGCAGGGACTGTGGAAACAGAG CCATAAATCCTCTGCAGCAATTCAGAATGAAACTCCAAAGAAAAAGCCCAAATTGGAATCTAAGCCATCTAATGGAGATAG tagCTCTATAAATCAGTCAGCAGATAGTGGGGGAACAGACAATTTTGTCCTTATAAGTCAACTGAAAGAAGAAGTGATGTCACTTAAACGTCTTTTACAACAGAGAGATCAGACCattttagaaaaagataaaaag TTAACTGAACTGAAGGCAGACTTTCAGTATCAAGAGTCAAACTTGAGAACAAAGATGAACAGTATGGAAAAAGCTCATAAAGAAACTGTGGAACAACTTCAG